The following proteins are co-located in the Campylobacter concisus genome:
- a CDS encoding lysophospholipid acyltransferase family protein, with protein sequence MILSKIRALFFAIEFVISVILVVFFMWLFNDKNRAIRKFWGRSQRFFGGYKLEVIGNFSDEANILLINHQSMLDIIVIEELHPKNVCWIAKAQIGKIPIIGKILSLPKMIAVERENKHSLIKLLSEAKDRVENGRVLAIFPEGTRSQTNKLLPFKGGAKLLVEKLNLKVQPIVIVGSDAMKVKEFSFKKADIKLFCLDIVDTSKENWLEATRESMQKVLDENRK encoded by the coding sequence ATAATCTTGTCAAAAATTAGAGCTTTATTTTTTGCTATTGAGTTTGTTATCAGCGTTATTCTTGTCGTCTTTTTTATGTGGCTATTTAATGATAAAAATAGAGCCATAAGAAAATTTTGGGGAAGATCGCAAAGGTTTTTTGGTGGATATAAACTTGAAGTGATAGGCAATTTTAGTGATGAGGCAAATATCTTACTTATAAACCACCAAAGCATGCTTGATATCATCGTCATCGAAGAGCTTCACCCAAAAAATGTCTGCTGGATCGCAAAGGCACAGATCGGTAAAATTCCTATAATTGGTAAAATTTTAAGCTTGCCAAAAATGATAGCGGTTGAGCGTGAAAATAAACATTCACTAATAAAGCTTTTAAGTGAAGCAAAAGATAGAGTTGAAAATGGTCGCGTTTTAGCCATATTTCCCGAAGGAACTAGATCTCAAACTAATAAGCTTTTACCTTTTAAGGGCGGTGCAAAACTATTAGTTGAAAAGCTAAATTTAAAAGTTCAGCCTATCGTTATTGTAGGAAGCGATGCGATGAAAGTAAAAGAATTTAGCTTTAAAAAAGCAGACATCAAGCTCTTTTGTCTTGATATAGTCGATACTTCAAAAGAAAACTGGCTAGAGGCGACTAGAGAGAGTATGCAAAAAGTCCTAGACGAAAATAGAAAATAA
- a CDS encoding SH3 domain-containing protein, producing the protein MVKHFLFISLLVLNLFAVNTDEVSVFDMMDEAREDKFVNSPTSNPKTQKPPKEQDFSRKFVSPQPERITPEQMRNIVPTNEPDISVPDNQVYDKIKVKELLLKATNVPKNVVIGEIFSVEIVADTQNDFEFEFETQLDETNIKWLNKKNFQWVKSEDNKYVGTFYLEATSIDAKTLKVSLTLKRNGENYQSSSINIFLPKLKELRSDENYNHIVADNLEVKKFKTTKFDDINNIMVVEIYGNNVDLSAFNIENKTILKQGVDTINGDFNSQSAYYFAVFKPNKKSLDFNYYNLKKAKFESFSLPVSVEDDDVSTQIGLNPKQSEFSTYKDVTIYSCAVIFILLAIWRRRLSYFFVAAIFIALGIYTYNPFGKAVLKPDISVSILPTKNSTIFYTSRKNENVEILDTKGDYSKILFADGKIGWVKKDNLVKN; encoded by the coding sequence TTGGTAAAACATTTTCTTTTTATTTCCCTGCTCGTACTAAATTTATTTGCTGTAAATACCGACGAAGTAAGCGTTTTTGACATGATGGACGAAGCTAGGGAGGATAAATTTGTAAATAGCCCTACTTCAAATCCAAAAACTCAAAAACCGCCAAAAGAACAAGATTTTTCAAGAAAATTTGTATCACCACAGCCAGAGCGTATCACTCCAGAGCAGATGCGAAACATCGTGCCAACAAACGAGCCAGATATTAGTGTCCCAGACAATCAAGTATATGATAAGATCAAAGTAAAAGAGCTTCTTTTAAAAGCCACAAATGTACCAAAAAATGTTGTTATAGGAGAAATTTTTAGTGTTGAGATAGTGGCTGATACACAAAATGACTTTGAGTTTGAGTTTGAGACACAGCTTGATGAAACAAATATCAAATGGCTAAATAAGAAAAATTTTCAATGGGTAAAAAGCGAAGACAACAAATATGTAGGTACTTTTTATCTTGAGGCAACAAGCATTGATGCAAAGACTTTAAAAGTTAGCTTAACCCTAAAAAGAAATGGCGAAAACTATCAAAGCTCAAGTATAAATATCTTTTTACCAAAGCTAAAAGAGCTTAGAAGCGATGAGAACTACAACCATATCGTGGCCGATAATCTTGAAGTTAAGAAATTTAAGACAACAAAATTTGATGATATAAACAATATCATGGTTGTAGAAATTTATGGTAACAACGTAGATCTAAGTGCTTTTAATATAGAAAATAAGACAATCTTAAAGCAAGGCGTAGATACGATAAATGGCGACTTTAACTCACAAAGTGCATATTATTTTGCAGTATTTAAGCCAAACAAAAAATCGCTTGACTTTAATTATTACAACCTAAAAAAGGCTAAATTTGAAAGCTTTTCTTTGCCAGTGAGTGTTGAAGATGACGATGTCAGCACACAGATCGGACTAAATCCAAAACAAAGTGAGTTTAGCACCTATAAAGATGTCACGATCTACTCTTGTGCGGTAATTTTTATATTATTAGCTATTTGGCGCAGAAGGCTTAGCTACTTTTTCGTAGCAGCCATTTTTATAGCACTTGGAATTTATACCTACAACCCTTTTGGCAAGGCCGTTCTAAAACCAGATATTAGCGTTTCGATCTTGCCTACAAAAAACTCAACCATCTTTTACACATCCCGTAAAAATGAAAATGTAGAAATTTTAGACACAAAAGGTGACTACTCTAAAATTTTATTTGCTGATGGTAAGATTGGCTGGGTAAAAAAGGATAATCTTGTCAAAAATTAG
- the purQ gene encoding phosphoribosylformylglycinamidine synthase I: MKVAIILFPGTNCEEDTAHAFKLLGCQTQIIWHKEDKIDADLVVLPGGFSYGDYLRTAAIAKFSPAMQAVKEHAKKGGYILGICNGFQMLLELGLLKGAMRRNENLNFVSKYHHLKVISNNNKFLANLAKNEIVNIPIAHGEGNYYTDETTLKGLYDNDQVLLKYCDATGNEINPNGSVDNIAGICDESKRIFGLMPHPERACEKILGTDDGMKMLKGLVW, encoded by the coding sequence ATGAAAGTAGCGATCATACTTTTTCCTGGCACAAACTGCGAAGAAGACACAGCTCACGCATTTAAATTACTTGGCTGCCAAACACAAATAATCTGGCATAAAGAAGATAAGATTGATGCTGATCTAGTCGTTTTGCCTGGTGGTTTTAGCTATGGAGATTATCTAAGAACAGCTGCGATAGCTAAATTTAGCCCAGCTATGCAAGCTGTAAAAGAGCATGCAAAAAAAGGCGGCTATATCTTAGGAATTTGCAATGGTTTTCAGATGCTACTTGAGCTTGGACTCTTAAAGGGTGCAATGAGAAGAAATGAAAATTTAAATTTCGTCTCAAAATACCACCACCTAAAGGTAATATCAAATAACAATAAATTCTTAGCAAATTTAGCCAAAAATGAAATAGTAAATATACCTATCGCTCACGGCGAGGGCAACTATTATACTGACGAAACCACTCTAAAAGGCCTTTATGACAACGATCAAGTATTACTAAAATACTGTGATGCTACAGGTAACGAAATAAATCCGAACGGCTCAGTCGACAATATAGCTGGAATCTGCGATGAAAGCAAAAGAATATTTGGCCTCATGCCTCATCCTGAGCGTGCTTGTGAGAAAATTTTAGGTACAGATGATGGTATGAAGATGCTAAAAGGTTTAGTTTGGTAA
- the purS gene encoding phosphoribosylformylglycinamidine synthase subunit PurS — protein sequence MKAVVNIALRSGVLDPAGKAVEHALNSLGFSGVSNVRIGKQIVLDIDESDKNKANEQLKVMCEELLANTVIEDYEIVL from the coding sequence ATGAAAGCTGTTGTAAATATAGCATTAAGAAGCGGGGTCCTTGACCCTGCTGGCAAAGCAGTGGAGCATGCTTTAAATTCTCTTGGATTTAGCGGTGTATCAAATGTCAGAATAGGCAAACAAATCGTTTTAGATATCGATGAGAGCGATAAAAACAAAGCAAATGAGCAGCTAAAAGTGATGTGTGAAGAGCTTTTAGCAAATACCGTCATCGAAGACTATGAGATCGTACTATGA
- the purC gene encoding phosphoribosylaminoimidazolesuccinocarboxamide synthase produces the protein MQKRELIYEGKGKKMYATDDANLLVAEFKDDLTAFDAQKRGNEAGKGALNNKISTQLFKLLESKGIVTDLVETISDTEQVVKKCEIIPLEVVVRNIATGSLSKRLGIKEGTVLPFTLVEFYYKNDDLHDPLVTDEHCIIMGLVKSEKDLQTLRHTAREINSILFKFFAERDLKLVDFKIEFGIDKDGNIILADEISPDSCRFWDATTNEKLDKDRFRQDLGSVKVAYEEVLRRILS, from the coding sequence ATGCAAAAAAGAGAGCTTATTTACGAGGGGAAAGGTAAAAAAATGTATGCCACAGACGATGCAAATCTGCTTGTGGCTGAATTTAAAGACGATCTAACAGCATTTGATGCTCAAAAAAGAGGCAACGAAGCTGGAAAAGGCGCATTAAATAATAAAATTTCAACACAGCTTTTTAAGCTTTTGGAGAGTAAAGGCATCGTGACTGACTTAGTTGAGACTATCAGCGACACTGAGCAAGTAGTCAAAAAATGTGAGATCATACCTCTTGAAGTTGTTGTTAGAAATATCGCAACTGGTTCACTTAGCAAAAGACTTGGCATAAAAGAAGGCACAGTTTTACCTTTTACACTTGTTGAGTTTTACTACAAAAACGACGATTTGCACGATCCATTAGTAACAGATGAGCACTGTATCATTATGGGATTAGTAAAGAGCGAAAAAGATCTTCAAACTCTAAGACATACAGCAAGAGAGATTAACTCTATATTATTTAAATTTTTTGCCGAAAGAGATCTAAAACTAGTTGATTTTAAAATAGAATTTGGTATAGATAAAGACGGCAATATCATTTTAGCTGATGAGATAAGCCCTGATAGTTGTAGATTCTGGGATGCAACAACAAATGAAAAACTTGATAAAGATAGATTTAGACAAGACCTTGGTAGCGTAAAAGTCGCTTACGAAGAAGTTTTAAGAAGAATTCTTTCTTAA